One Candidatus Binatia bacterium DNA window includes the following coding sequences:
- a CDS encoding amidase — translation MKEVLYRPLTEIIRRLQTKEISPVELMRTTLDRIRETQPTLNSFCQIGDDDQLLAGAKAAEERIGRGEGGALEGIPLGVKELEDALGFRSTHASVPYKNNMPAQDSTQVERLKAAGAIVVGKTNAPEFGYTAISKNLLFGVSRSPWNPDHTPGGSSGGSSAAIAGGVLPLATASDGGGSVRIPASFTGCFGLKVSYGRVPHGPEDLWVMDDTAVHGPLTRTVEDAAIHLDAVVGAHPLDPKSLPHPGFSYREILKDLPKKLRIAYSPDLGYAVVQSDIAAGVADAARVFEELGHTVEEIKGGPPEPGYAWGISGAFEMLAKLAPLLPEHEEEFGRGFINGVKAGAKMTPDIWRQLRDHREQLNRWCAQTFSDYDLLLTPTVPFDAPPARGPFPAETEGRKQPMATVGSFTMPFNLSWHPAATVRAGISKAGLPIGLQIVAPRHRDDLAMQASWAYEQARPWAHEWPTV, via the coding sequence ATGAAAGAGGTTTTGTACCGCCCCCTCACCGAAATTATCCGCCGGCTCCAGACGAAGGAGATCTCTCCCGTCGAGCTCATGCGCACGACGCTCGACCGCATTCGCGAGACGCAGCCCACGCTGAACTCGTTCTGCCAGATCGGCGACGATGACCAGCTCCTCGCGGGGGCCAAGGCGGCGGAGGAGCGTATCGGGCGGGGCGAAGGAGGCGCGCTCGAAGGCATCCCTCTCGGCGTGAAGGAACTCGAAGACGCACTCGGCTTCCGCTCCACGCACGCGTCCGTACCGTACAAGAACAACATGCCCGCGCAGGACTCGACACAGGTGGAGCGGCTGAAGGCGGCCGGCGCGATCGTCGTCGGCAAGACGAACGCGCCGGAGTTCGGATATACCGCGATCAGCAAGAATCTCCTGTTCGGCGTGAGCCGGAGTCCCTGGAACCCCGATCACACCCCGGGCGGGTCGAGCGGCGGCTCCTCCGCCGCGATCGCCGGCGGCGTTCTTCCCCTCGCGACGGCCAGCGACGGCGGCGGCTCGGTTCGCATCCCCGCATCCTTCACCGGCTGCTTCGGGTTGAAAGTGAGCTACGGTCGCGTTCCGCACGGGCCCGAAGATCTCTGGGTGATGGACGACACCGCGGTGCACGGTCCGCTCACGCGAACCGTCGAAGACGCCGCCATCCACCTCGATGCCGTCGTCGGCGCCCATCCCCTGGATCCGAAGTCTCTGCCGCACCCCGGCTTCTCGTACCGCGAGATCTTGAAGGACCTGCCGAAGAAGCTTCGCATCGCGTACTCGCCGGACCTCGGTTACGCAGTCGTACAATCCGACATCGCGGCCGGCGTTGCCGATGCCGCGCGCGTGTTCGAAGAGCTCGGCCACACTGTCGAGGAGATCAAGGGCGGTCCGCCCGAGCCCGGCTACGCGTGGGGCATCTCGGGTGCGTTCGAGATGCTCGCAAAGCTCGCACCACTCCTACCCGAACATGAGGAAGAGTTCGGTCGCGGATTCATCAACGGTGTTAAGGCGGGTGCGAAGATGACGCCCGACATCTGGCGACAACTGCGCGACCACCGCGAACAGCTGAACCGTTGGTGTGCGCAGACCTTCTCGGACTACGATCTCCTCCTCACGCCGACCGTTCCCTTCGACGCCCCGCCCGCGCGGGGCCCGTTCCCGGCCGAGACCGAGGGCCGAAAGCAGCCGATGGCTACCGTCGGCAGCTTCACGATGCCGTTCAACCTCTCGTGGCATCCGGCTGCGACGGTTCGGGCCGGGATCTCCAAAGCCGGCTTGCCCATCGGGTTGCAGATCGTCGCTCCCCGCCATCGCGACGACCTCGCGATGCAAGCGTCGTGGGCGTACGAGCAGGCGCGCCCCTGGGCGCACGAGTGGCCGACGGTCTAA